The segment CTGCGGATATGGGGCCGCCAAGGCGATCGGGCGGCTGCGCGGGCGCTGACCGGGCGCCGGCGATGCAGGATGGTGAGGTGAACGCATCGATCCGGACCGGGCTCAGCGGGGTGGCGGCAGCCGCGGTGGCACTCGGCGTGGCCGAGTTGGCCGCCGTCCTGACCGGCGCCTCCACCGCGCCTCTGGTGGCGGTCGGTGGCGTGGTGGTCGATCACGTGCCGGCTCCGGTCAAGGATTTCGGCATCGCGGTCTTCGGCGTGCACGACAAGACCGCGCTGCTTGTCGGCACCGCTCTGCTGGTGGCGATTTATGCGTACGGGGTGGGCGCGCTCGGTCGACGCCGGTGGGCGGTTGCGGTCACCGGCATCGCGGTGTTCGGGGCCATCGGGGCCGGGGCAGCGCTCACGCGTACCGGGGCGGGGCCGGCCGCGGTACTGCCGTCCCTGATCGGAGCGGCCGCGGCGGTGCTGGTGCTGCGGCATCTGCTGCGGACGGCCGCGACGGTCGAGGGGCACGCTGCCGAGGTGGCCGAGCCTCGCGTGCCTGCGGCGCCCGCTTCCGCGTACCCCGGTGAAAGCCGGCGCCGCTTCCTGCGTGACCTGGGGATCGTGGCTGCCGTCGCGGCCGCCGGCGGCGTCGCGGGCCGGATGCTGACCTCGCGCCGCGCGGTGACCGCGGCCCGGCAGTCGATCGCGTTGCCGGTCGCGGCCGGACCGGTGCCCACGCCGCCTGCCGGTGCCCAGGCACCCGGCGCCGTCCCGTTCGTCACGCCGAACCGGGACTTCTACCGGATCGACACCGCGCTGGTGACCCCGCAGGTGGACCCGGCGGCCTGGCAGTTGCGCATTCACGGCATGGTCCGCAACCCGATCACGCTGACCTGGGCGGATCTGCTCCGCCGGCCGATGGTGGCGCGCTATCTGACGCTGGCCTGCGTCTCCAACGAGGTGGGCGGCGATCTGATCGGCAACGCGCTCTGGCTGGGTACGCCGATCAAGGACCTGCTCGACGAGGCCGGCCCGCTGCCCGGGGCGGACCAGGTGGTGCAGCGGTCGGTGGACGGCTGGACCTGCGGCACGCCGACCGCGGTGCTGCGGGACGGGCGCGATGCGCTGCTCGCGGTCGGGATGAACGGCGAGCCGCTGCCGGTCGCCCACGGCTTCCCGGTCCGGATGGTCGTTCCCGGACTGTACGGCTACGTCTCCGCCTGCAAGTGGATCACCGAGATCGAGCTGACGAGATTCGCTGACTTCGATGCCTATTGGGTGCCGCGCGGCTGGTCGGCGCAGGCGCCGGTGAAAACCCAGTCCCGAATCGACACCCCGCGCAACGGCGCCTCCCGGCCGGCCGGTGCGGTCACGGTGGCCGGGGTCGCCTGGGCCCAGCATCGGGGGATCGTCAAGGTCGAGGTGCAGGTCGACGACGGTCCCTGGGTGGTCGCGACGCTCGCCCCGACCGTCTCGGTGGACACCTGGGTCCAGTGGAGCGTGGCCTGGACCGCTGAGCCCGGGGAGCACCGGCTCCGAGTGCGGGCGACCGATCGCGACGGGGTGACCCAGACCGCCGATCGCGCCGAACCGGCGCCCGACGGGGCCACCGGGTGGCACGAGGTGACCGTCAACATCGAATAGCGGAAAGCCGCACTTTCGGTCCGACTCGAAAACGCAAGTCGCTCATACGGTGGGTTGCATGTCCACCGATGCGGTTGAAGAACCGCTGAACCACTCGACACGGTCCCCCGCGGAGGACCGTGTCGCCAGCCGTGTGGTGATGCCGCGCGCCGGGCGGCGTCAGGCCGCCGGTGCCTGCCGTTGTGCGGGTACCGCCGTCTTGTGGGGCCGGCCGAGGCGCGCCTCGAGCCGTAGCAGGTCGACCCGTCCGTGACGATCGGCCAGATCCTCCCAGCCGACCGCGAGCAGCCGCAGCCGCTCCGATTCGCTGAAACCTCCCCAGACACCGTACGGCTCGCGGACCGCGAGGGCGTGCGCGGCGCACTCCGCCCGGACCGGGCAGGCGCCACACATGGACTTCGCCTTGGCCTCGCGACGATTGCGGGACGAGCCACGCTCGCCGTCGGGGTGGAAGAACTGCGCACTGTCCCGGCCCCGGCAGAGGCCCAGCCTCTGCCAGTCCCACAAATCGGCGATGGGCCCGGGCAGTCTGCGAACGTTCGACATCAACACCCTCCTCCCGCGCGGCACCGCGGAGCGTTCGTCATGACGGGCCTGGCTCAGGCCTTTCGCGGGTGTACCCCGGCTCACGCCGACTCACACGCAACATGTCGATGTCTTCGCAAGCGGTATGGCAAAGGGGTGGCAAGTCATACCTTTCTTTCCCGTTTTTTCCATCTAAAGCGCGTAATGCTGCGGCCCTCGCGTGATCTCCTCTGAGAGAGAAGGAGGATCACTGTGCGTACCGTCCTCGTGTGCGTCCGAACCCCGCTGGCGGCCCAGACCGTCGCGTCCACCGCGGCCCGGCTCGGCATGAC is part of the Actinoplanes sp. NBC_00393 genome and harbors:
- a CDS encoding molybdopterin-dependent oxidoreductase is translated as MQDGEVNASIRTGLSGVAAAAVALGVAELAAVLTGASTAPLVAVGGVVVDHVPAPVKDFGIAVFGVHDKTALLVGTALLVAIYAYGVGALGRRRWAVAVTGIAVFGAIGAGAALTRTGAGPAAVLPSLIGAAAAVLVLRHLLRTAATVEGHAAEVAEPRVPAAPASAYPGESRRRFLRDLGIVAAVAAAGGVAGRMLTSRRAVTAARQSIALPVAAGPVPTPPAGAQAPGAVPFVTPNRDFYRIDTALVTPQVDPAAWQLRIHGMVRNPITLTWADLLRRPMVARYLTLACVSNEVGGDLIGNALWLGTPIKDLLDEAGPLPGADQVVQRSVDGWTCGTPTAVLRDGRDALLAVGMNGEPLPVAHGFPVRMVVPGLYGYVSACKWITEIELTRFADFDAYWVPRGWSAQAPVKTQSRIDTPRNGASRPAGAVTVAGVAWAQHRGIVKVEVQVDDGPWVVATLAPTVSVDTWVQWSVAWTAEPGEHRLRVRATDRDGVTQTADRAEPAPDGATGWHEVTVNIE
- a CDS encoding WhiB family transcriptional regulator produces the protein MSNVRRLPGPIADLWDWQRLGLCRGRDSAQFFHPDGERGSSRNRREAKAKSMCGACPVRAECAAHALAVREPYGVWGGFSESERLRLLAVGWEDLADRHGRVDLLRLEARLGRPHKTAVPAQRQAPAA